The genomic stretch TTCGTGATAGAAATAAGACAAACGTAGCAAAGATTTAACCATGCAACGCGTTTCATCCATCACAATCACAGCACCTGAACCCAACATAGAGCCAGCTTTAGCAATGCTGTCATAGTCCATGGTCGTTTCCATCATCATTGCGCCAGGAATAACTGGTGCAGATGAACCGCCAGGAATAACCGCTTTAATTTTTTTACCGCCACGCATGCCGCCAGCCAACTCTAACAATGTAGAGAATGGTGTGCCTAATGGGATTTCATAATTACCAGGACGTTCAACATCACCAGAAATAGAGAAGATTTTTGTGCCGCCATTATTTGGCTTGCCCAACTTCGCATAACTCTCACCGCCCACTTTAAAAATAAATGGAACAGCAGCAAAGGTCTCAGTGTTATTAATCGTCGTTGGTTTGCCATACAAACCAAAGCTAGCTGGGAATGGCGGTTTAAAACGAGGCTGCCCCTTCTTGCCTTCTAAAGACTCAAGCAAGGCAGTTTCTTCACCGCAAATATATGCACCCCAACCATGATGCGCGTGCAACTGGAATGAGAAATCTGCGCCTAGAATTTTGTCGCCCAAGAAACCAGCAGCGCGAGCCTCTTCAAGAGCCTCTTCAAAACGCACATAACCTTCCCAAATTTCCCCATGGATATAGTTGTATCCAACTGAAATACCCATCGCATAAGCAGCAATCGTCATACCCTCAATCAACGCATGCGGGTTATAGCGAATGATGTCTCTATCTTTAAAAGTACCAGGCTCGCCTTCGTCAGTATTACAAACAAGATACTTTTGACCAGGGAACTGGCGTGGCATAAAACTCCACTTCAAACCAGTTGGAAAGCCCGCACCACCACGGCCACGCAGACCAGAAGCTTTCACCTCGGCAATTACCGCCTCAGGCGTCATGCCTTCCGTCAAAATTTTACGAAGCTGCGCATAACCGCCGCGAGCCACATAATCTTTGAGATGCCAGTTATCACCAGTTAAGTCAGCCAAAATCAAAGGCTGGATATGGCGATTATGTAAAGAGGTCATGCCGCACCTCCTTGAGCTTTAGCTTTTAATTCCTCGATCAAGGCATCTAACTTCTCATTACTCATGAAGCTACACATAGTTTTGTTATTGACGATAGCTACTGGCGCATCACCACAAGCCCCCATGCACTCACCCTCTTTAAGAGTAAACGTGCCACACGGCGTTGTTTCGTTGTAACCAATACCTAATTTTTTCTTCAAATACTCACCTGCGCGAGTACCGCCAGATAATTCACATGGGAGATTTGTACAAACTGCTAACTTGAATTTACCGACAGGTTTGGTGTCATACATATTGTAAAAAGTTGCAACTTCTTGAATAGCAATTGGAGGCATTTCAAGAATTTGTGCAAGCTCTTCAATAGACTCTGGCGTTACCCAACCATAGTGATCTTGCGCGACAACCAAAGCAGCCATCACAGCAGATTGTTTTTGTTCAGCCGGATACTTTGCAATATTGCGATCGATTTCGGCGCGGGCTTGTGCAGACAACATGTTGTTCTCTTATCCTTTTAGCGGTCAATCTCGCCGAACACAATGTCCTGCGTACCAATAATAGTTACAGCATCAGCCAACATGTGGCCCTTTGCCATCTCATCTAGTGCAGATAAATGCACAAAACCTGGGGCGCGAATCTTCAAACGGTATGGCTTATTAGCGCCATCTGAGATTGCATAAATACCGAACTCACCTTTTGGATGCTCAACAGCTGCGTAAGCCTCGCCTTCAGGCACATGAATACCTTCGGTAAATAGTTTGAAGTGGTGAATCAACTCTTCCATATTGGATTTCATATCTTCACGTTTTGGGCTTGTCACTTTATGGTTATCACTCATGACTGCACCAGGATTCTGACGTAACCACTTCACACACTGTTTAATGATTCTGTTGGATTGACGCATCTCTTCCACACGCACCAAATAACGATCGTAAGAATCGCCATTAACACCTACTGGAATATCAAAATCCAACTGGTCATAAACCTCATAAGGCTGCTTCTTACGCAAATCCCACTCAATACCTGAACCACGCAACATCGCACCAGTGAATCCCAACTGGAATGCACGCTCCGGTGACACCACGCCAATACCAACCAAACGTTGTTTCCAGATACGGTTATCGGTCAACAACGTTTCATACTCATCAACATATGCTGGGAATCGATTGGTAAAGTCCTCAATGAAATCAAGTAAAGAACCCTGACGATTCTCATTTAATTTTTTAGCAGCCTTCTCGCCACGTACCTTGTTGGCTAAATACTGAGGCATCACATCTGGCAAATCACGATACACGCCACCCGGACGATAGTAAGCCGCGTGCATACGAGCACCTGAAACAGCCTCATACATATCGAACAAATCTTCACGTTCACGGAAGGCATACAAGAACACAGCCATCGCACCAACGTCTAAACCATGGCAACCAATCCACAGTAAATGATTAAGCAAACGAGTGATCTCATCAAACATCACGCGGATATATTGAGCTCTAACTGGCACATCAACTTGCAATAGTTTCTCAATAGCCATCACATAAGCATGCTCATTAGCCATCATCGATACATAGTCCAAACGATCCATATAAGGAACGTTTTGAACCCAAGTACGTGTCTCAGCTAATTTCTCTGTCGCGCGATGCAATAAACCAATATGTGGGTCTGAGCGCTGAATAACCTCGCCATCCAATTCCAACACAAGACGCAAAACACCGTGAGCAGCCGGATGCTGCGGGCCAAAGTTAAGTGTGTAGTTTTTAATTTCTGCCATGACTTAAACCCCGTAGCTTTCTTCACGAATAACTCTTGGAGTTACTTCACGAGGGTCAACAGTGACGGGTTGATAAATAACTCGTTTTTGTTCTGGGTCATAACGCATTTCAACGTTGCCAGAAATCGGGAAATCTTTACGGAATGGATGCCCAATGAAACCGTAGTCCGTAAGAATGCGGCGGAGATCATCGTGACCTTCGAACAAGATACCGTAAAGATCAAAAGCTTCTCTCTCAAACCAATTGGCAGAATTCCAAATTGGCGTCACAGAAGCAACTAACGGGAAACTATCTTCAGGAGCAAATACACGCAAACGTAAACGCCAGTTATTTTGCACAGAAAGCAAATGACTCACCACTGCAAAGCGTGGACCTTCCCATGTGGCATTGTTATATTCACTGTAATCCACACCGCACAAATCAATTAGCTGTTCAAAACCCAAGCTAGCGTCGTCACGCAATAGCGTTGCAACATCTAAATAATCCTCAGCACGAACAACTAAAGTCAATTCACCCAAAGCCTCATGCAAACGAGCAACTTTTTTACCTAAAACTTTTTCTAGGCGCTCTTTAAGAAGTGTTAAACGCTCTGACATATCAAGCCTTCCTTGCAATAGTGCTCGTACGCTTGATCTTGGCCTGCAACTGCAAGATACCGTACATCAATGCTTCAGCGGTTGGCGGACATCCTGGAACATAAATATCAACAGGAACAATTCGATCACAGCCACGTACAACGGAGTAAGAGTAATGATAGTAACCACCACCATTAGCACAAGAGCCCATCGAAATAACCCAACGAGGCTCAGGCATCTGGTCATAAACCTTGCGCAAAGCTGGAGCCATTTTGTTGCACAAGGTACCAGCAACAATCATCAAGTCAGATTGACGTGGTGACGGTCTAAAAACTACACCAAAACGGTCTAAGTCATAACGTGAAGCACCAGCGTGCATCATCTCTACAGCGCAGCAAGCTAAACCAAAGGTCATAGGCCACAATGAGCCTGTGCGCGTCCAGTTAATCAACTTATCTGCTGATGTTGTAACAAAACCTTCTTTTAAGATACCTTCAAGTGCCATGTCCAGTCCTTATTCCCAGTTAAGGGCACCTTTCTTCCAGATGTATGCAAAACCAACTACAAATTCCAAAATGAATACAAACATTGAAATGTAGCCAGCCCAGCCAATATCAGTTAACGCTACGCCCCAAGGGAAAAGGAAAGCAGTTTCTAAGTCGAACAAAATAAATAGAATAGCCACCAAGTAATAGCGAACATCAAACTTCATACGCGCATCTTCGAACGCATCGAAACCGCACTCGTATGGAGAAATTTTTTCAGTATCAGGTTTATTCGGGCCAAGAATTTTGCCCAATGTCATTGGCACAAGGCCAACACCAACACCCACTAGGATGAATAGTAAAACGGGAAGATAAGCTTCTAAGTTCAAGAGCGTTCCAATTCGTCGTAACTAGAAAACAACAATTAACAATTTTCGCTAACGGGTCTTGCAGTTTTCTGACGGACTGCAGGATCCAAGGTTATTCTGGTGCCGTCGGCGAGACTCGAACTCGCACAGCTTACGCCACTACCCCCTCAAGATAGCGTGTCTACCAATTCCACCACGACGGCTCTTCGTAAAAACCCTAGGATTTTAGCTTACTAACCCTAATATTTTGAGGTTTTTTACGGTTTTAGCCGTGTTTTATTTAGGAATATTCTGACTAGATCCAGTAACAGGTGCTGTTGGTGCTGCTGAGCTGTTTTTAGCCGTATCGGCAGGCACCTCTGGCGCAACAACTGGTGCTGGAGCACTTGTCCCTGATAAAACCCCAGAATTCTGAGATTTTGTCGAACCCAACAAAGTAATTCCTAAAGTAGAAATAAAGAAAACTGTTGCAAAAATAGCCGTTAAACGAGAAAGGAAATTGGCAGAACCAGCTGCGCCAAACAAACCACCTGAAGACCCGCCCCCAAAGGCAGCGCCCATGTCAGCACCTTTACCTTGCTGCACCAACACCAAGCCAATAACGCCAATTGCCGCAATAATTTGCAAAACAACCAATAAAGTCTTAAGCCATTCCATCTATTTCTCCAAAAAACTAATTCAATCTAATTCAATAATTACTGATTCTCTTGGCATAAAGCCACAAATTCTTCCGCACTTAAAGATGCGCCACCCACTAAACCACCATCGATATCAGGCATTGCCAATAATTCACGAGCATTATCAGGCTTTAAGCTACCACCGTACAAAATAGCTACTTTAGAAGCTGCCTCATCATCAAACTTAGCTAACTGCAAACGTAACTCTCGATGCACATCTTGAGCCTCGGTTGGCGTTGGCACTTTACCCGTACCAATAGCCCAAACTGGCTCATAAGCAATCAAACAACCTGCTATCTGCCCTTGCAAAAGATCTAAAACAGCTTGAAGTTGACGACGAACCACAGCCAAAGTCTTGCCATCATCATGTTCTTCTTCAGTTTCACCCACGCAAATAATCGGCACAAGCCCCGCCTGCAAAGCAGCACGCGCCTTACGCGCAACCACTCCATCACCCTCATGATGGTATTGGCGACGCTCAGAGTGGCCAACGATGACATAGCGACACCCAAACTCACCTAACATTTGAGCACTAACATCACCGGTATAAGCCCCGTAAGGATGATCTGAAACATCTTGCGCACCCAAGGCAATCCTAGAATCTTTCAGCAAACCTTGAGCTTGGGACAAGTACGGGTAAGGCACACATAGCCCAAACTGGGTTTTCGCATCAGAGCGCTTAAACAATGAACCACCAAGAGACAGCATCTCCGCCAACAACGCTTGATTGGAAGACAAACTACCATTCATTTTCCAATTACCAATGATTGTTAAAGGTCTCATCGATTCCTCGCTTAATCAACTGTTAAAACAATTTTGCCAATATGCTGACTAGACTCCATCAATTGATGAGCCTTTACCGCAGCTTCTAAAACAAATGTCTCATAAATAACAGGTCTAATCTTACGCTCTTCAATAAGCGGCCAAACATAAGCTCTTAAAGCTCGCGCGATTGCCCCTTTAAACTCAACAGACCTAGGCCTCAGTGTTGAACCTGTAATGGTTAAACGGCGACGCATGATTTGGTTTGCATCCACCTCAGATGTTTTGCCACCTTGGTGAGCGATCACCACAATACGCCCATCATCCGCCAAGCAATTAATCTCTCTGCCTAAATAAGATCCAGCCACCATATCAATAATGACATTGGCGCCCACGCCTTTTGTAAAGTTTTTAACTTCTTCAACAAAATCATGCGTTTTGTAATTGATAGCTAAATCAGCACCTAGATCCAAACATGCTTTTAATTTGTCATCATTACCAACAGTAACAATGACATCATGACCCATGGCTTTAGCGATTTGAATGGCTGTAACACCAATCCCGCTACTACCACCCTGCACCAATAAAGTCTCCTTACCTCGGCCATCTAAACCTAAGCGTGCCCTATCAAAAACATTGCTCCACACAGTGAAGAATGTCTCAGGCAAGCTTGCAGCCTCAACATCAGAAAGCCCTTTAGGCACAGGTAAACATTGCGCCAAAGGCGCTATGCAATATTCGGCATATCCACCCCCGGCAACTAATGCGCAGACACGGTGGCCAATGCCTAAACTAAAAAAATTATCAGCATGAGTTAAATCACCGCCAACAATTTCACCAGCAATTTCCAATCCTGGTAAATCTGAAGCACCAGGAGGAACTGGGTAGAAGCCTTGGCGCTGCAAAATGTCCGGGCGATTAATGCCAGCAGCTCTAACACGTATTAGAACCTGACCAGAACCTAAGTCAGGCTCAACCAAATCTGGTCGAGTAACCGCCTTAAGCACCTCAGGACCGCCATATTGGCTGATCTCAACAGCACGCATGTGCGTTATCCGGTTTACTGTTGTTGCTCTGGTGTTGCCACATCAGCAGGAGCCGCCTCAACGGGCGCAGCACCATTTAATGGAGCAATACTTGTACCTTCATCAGCACAAGCCGCTTTCAATGACAAGCGTAAACGTCCACGCTCATCTGCAGCCAACAACTTAACGCGCACAGTCTGACCTTCTTGAAGGTAGTCTTTAACATCTTTCACACGCTCATTAGCGATTTCTGAAATATGCAACAAACCATCTTTGCCAGGAAGGATATTAACTAGAGCACCGAACTCAAGTAGCTTAACAACAGGGCCTTCATAGATCTTACCTACTTCAGCCTCAGCAGTAATACCTTCAATACGACGCTTAGCTTCTTCCATGCCTTCAGCACTTGTAGAAGCAATTGTTACAGTACCGTCATCAGTAATATCAATGCTTGTGCCAGTTTCTTTTGTTAGAGCCTGGATCGTTGCACCGCCTTTACCAATCACTTCACGAATCTTGTCTGGATGAATCTTAATAGTCACCATACGTGGAGCATGCGCAGACAACTCTGTACGAACACCACCCATAGCTTCTTGCATTTTGCTCAAGATATGTAAGCGACCTTCTTTAGCTTGCGCTAAAGCTACTTGCATAATTTCTTTAGTGATACCTTGAACTTTGATATCCATCTGCAAAGCAGTAATACCGTTTGATGTACCAGCAACCTTAAAGTCCATGTCGCCTAAGTGATCTTCATCACCCAAGATATCTGTCAACACAGCAAAACGATTGCCATCCAAAATCAAGCCCATCGCTACACCAGCCACATGCGCTTTAACAGGAACACCTGCATCCATCATCGCCAAGCAACCACCGCAAACCGAAGCCATTGATGAAGAACCATTAGATTCAGTAATCTCTGACACCACGCGCAAGCTATAAGCAAACTCTTCAGCAGATGGAAGAACTGGAATCAACGCGCGCTTCGCCAAACGACCGTGACCAATTTCACGACGCTTAGGGCTACCTACACGGCCGGTTTCACCAGTAGCAAACGGAGGCATGTTGTAGTGGAACATGAAACGATCACGTTGTTCACCTTCTAAGGCATCAATGATTTGCTCGTCGCGAGCAGTGCCCAATGTAGCAACAACCAAACCTTGTGTCTCACCACGAGTAAACAAAGCTGAACCATGTGTACGTGGCAACACACCAGTACGAATCTCGATTGGACGAACTGTGCGTGTATCACGACCATCGATACGTGGCTCACCATTCAATACTTGGCTACGAACGATCTTGGCTTCAATTTCAAACATGATGTTGCCAACTTCAACTTCATCAAAGTCACCTTCGGCAGCCAATTTAGCTAAAACATCAGCCGTTACTTCTTTTAATTTTGTAGAGCGAGCTTGTTTTTGACGAATTTGATAAGCCTCGCGCAAACCAACCTCAGCCAATGCAGTTACCTTAGCAATTAACGGCTCATTCTTAGGAGCAGCTTTCCAATCCCACTCAGGCTTACCAGCCTCAACCACCAATTCATTAATAGCATTGATCGCTGTTTGCATTTGTTCGTGACCATAAACAACCGCGCCCAGCATCACTTCTTCTGATAATTGATGCGCTTCAGATTCAACCATCAATACAGCAGATTGAGTACCAGCAACAATTAAATCAAGCTCGCTTGTTGTCTGCTCTAAACGTGTTGGGTTTAGTAGGTATTGACCATCTTTATAACCAACACGAGCTGCACCAACTGGGCCATTAAATGGGATACCAGAGATAGCTAAAGCTGCAGAAGCGCCAATTAATGCAGGAATATCTGCAGGCACATCTGGGTTAATCGATACAACGTGAACTACTACCTGAACTTCGTTATAAAAACCCTCTGGGAACAATGGGCGTAGCGGACGATCGATCAAACGAGAAATTAAAGTCTCGCCTTCTGATGGGCGGCCTTCACGACGGAAAAAACCGCCAGGAATCTTACCGGCAGCATAAGTTTTTTCCAAATAATCGACTGTTAAAGGGAAGAAATCTTGGCCTGGTTTCGCATTTTTTGCGGCAACAACAGTTGCCAATACCACCGTGTCATCAACATCAACTAATACTGCACCACTCGCTTGACGGGCAATTTCACCTGTTTCCATACGAACAGTATGTGAACCCCATTGAAAACTTTTTACTGCTTTTTTAAACATCGTCATTTATGTATATCTCCAATCAACATTTGCCATAGAAATAGCAGCGCTATGGCAGCACTGGAGCATTGGGGGCTTACGAAGCAAGGATGCCATTCCAAAGAAAGGCTAAGAAGAGAATTTTTAACCTACCTTTGGAATGACACGGTTCCTGTGCAACGAAAGAGCCACCGACCGCTCTAAACGACAATGCCTGCCTAGGTCATCCTTGGGCAGGCATCTTCGGTATTACTTACGTAGACCGAGCTTATCAATCAAAGCGCGGTAACGATCAAAATCTTTACCTTTCAAATAGTCGAGTAAACGACGGCGACGGCTAACCATCTTCAACAAGCCACGACGGCTGTGATGATCTTTAGCATTTGCTTTGAAGTGAGGTGTTAGGTCATTAATGCGAGCCGTTAACAAAGCCACCTGAACTTCAGGACTACCTGTGTCGTTTGCTGCGCGTGCGTTATCTTTAACGATTTCCGCTTTTTTAGCTGTAACAATAGCCATTTTTATTACTCCATACTTGCGAACACTTGAGCTTAGGGTCATTTCTGACCGGCACCCATCGTGTCGTGCGAATTGTTGAAAAAAACTCTTTCCAAGGGAATTCCTCGGAAAGAGCCAAGATTATAGCCTAAACAGCCATTTGGGCATTCAATTTCTGCTGACTAGGGTCATGAAGCTTATTTAAAGCTGCCAAATAAGCTTTTGCCGAAGCCGCCACGATATCTGGGTCCGTTCCCACGCCATTGACGATGCGGCCACCCTTAGACAAGCGGACAGTCACCTCGCCCTGAGACTCCGTACCTGTTGTAATCGCATTAACGGAATATAAAAGCTGCTCTGCACCACTTTTCACTTTAGATTCAATGGCATTGAGCGTTGCATCCACCGGGCCATTCCCCTCTGCTTCGGATGAAAACTCCTCCCCTCCGACTTTAAACACCACTTTTGCAAAAGGTCGCTCACCAGTCTCTGATTTCTGGGATAAAGACACAAAACGGAAGTAATCGGTAGTTTCCACCCCTGAATTAGTCACAATCGCCTGAATATCTTCATCAAAAATTTCAGCTTTTTGATCTGCCAAAGTCTTAAATCTTGCGAAGGCATCATTCAAATCAGCCTCAGAATCCAAAACAACCCCTAATTCTTGTAAGCGCTGTTTAAATGCATTACGGCCTGACAATTTACCTAAAACAATCTTATTAGCAGCCCAACCCACATCTTCGGCTCGCATAATCTCGTAAGTATCACGAGCTTTCAATACGCCATCTTGGTGAATACCTGAGGCATGGGCAAATGCATTGGCACCCACCACTGCTTTATTAGGTTGCACCACAAAACCCGTAATTTGAGAGACCATCTTAGAAGCTGGAACAATCTGAGTTGTATCAATACCTACTGTTAAGTCGAAATAGTCCTTACGCGTTTTAATCGCCATCACCACTTCTTCCAAAGAGGTATTACCCGCACGCTCGCCTAAACCGTTGATCGTACACTCCACCTGACGAGCACCACCAATCTTCACGCCCGCCAATGAGTTAGCAACCCCCATGCCTAAGTCATTATGGCAATGAACAGACCAAATGGCTTTATCGGAATTAGGAACACGTTCACGCAATGTCTTAATAAAATTACCGTAAAGTTCTGGGACACCATAACCAACTGTATCCGGTACGTTAATGGTTGTAGCGCCTTCTGCAATAACAGCCTCAATCACACGGCACAAGAAATCGACTTCAGACCTGTAACCATCTTCAGGTGAAAATTCAACATCATTTGTGTGATTACGTGCAAAACGCACTGCCGCCTTAGCCTGCTCAAATACCTGATCAGGCGTCATGCGCAACTTCTTCTCCATATGCAATGGGCTTGTCGCAATAAAAGTATGGATTCTTTTTGAATTAGCTGCTTTCAAAGCTTCCGCTGCGCGTCCAATATCTCGCTCATTCGCTCGCGCTAATGAACAAACTGTCGAATCTTTAATCACTTGAGCAATCGCTGAAATAGCATGGAAGTCACCATCCGAACTAGCCGCGAAACCCGCCTCAATCACATCCACTTT from Polynucleobacter sp. MWH-Spelu-300-X4 encodes the following:
- a CDS encoding NADH-quinone oxidoreductase subunit D, which encodes MAEIKNYTLNFGPQHPAAHGVLRLVLELDGEVIQRSDPHIGLLHRATEKLAETRTWVQNVPYMDRLDYVSMMANEHAYVMAIEKLLQVDVPVRAQYIRVMFDEITRLLNHLLWIGCHGLDVGAMAVFLYAFREREDLFDMYEAVSGARMHAAYYRPGGVYRDLPDVMPQYLANKVRGEKAAKKLNENRQGSLLDFIEDFTNRFPAYVDEYETLLTDNRIWKQRLVGIGVVSPERAFQLGFTGAMLRGSGIEWDLRKKQPYEVYDQLDFDIPVGVNGDSYDRYLVRVEEMRQSNRIIKQCVKWLRQNPGAVMSDNHKVTSPKREDMKSNMEELIHHFKLFTEGIHVPEGEAYAAVEHPKGEFGIYAISDGANKPYRLKIRAPGFVHLSALDEMAKGHMLADAVTIIGTQDIVFGEIDR
- a CDS encoding NADH-quinone oxidoreductase subunit C, whose translation is MSERLTLLKERLEKVLGKKVARLHEALGELTLVVRAEDYLDVATLLRDDASLGFEQLIDLCGVDYSEYNNATWEGPRFAVVSHLLSVQNNWRLRLRVFAPEDSFPLVASVTPIWNSANWFEREAFDLYGILFEGHDDLRRILTDYGFIGHPFRKDFPISGNVEMRYDPEQKRVIYQPVTVDPREVTPRVIREESYGV
- a CDS encoding NADH-quinone oxidoreductase subunit A encodes the protein MNLEAYLPVLLFILVGVGVGLVPMTLGKILGPNKPDTEKISPYECGFDAFEDARMKFDVRYYLVAILFILFDLETAFLFPWGVALTDIGWAGYISMFVFILEFVVGFAYIWKKGALNWE
- the tpiA gene encoding triose-phosphate isomerase; its protein translation is MRPLTIIGNWKMNGSLSSNQALLAEMLSLGGSLFKRSDAKTQFGLCVPYPYLSQAQGLLKDSRIALGAQDVSDHPYGAYTGDVSAQMLGEFGCRYVIVGHSERRQYHHEGDGVVARKARAALQAGLVPIICVGETEEEHDDGKTLAVVRRQLQAVLDLLQGQIAGCLIAYEPVWAIGTGKVPTPTEAQDVHRELRLQLAKFDDEAASKVAILYGGSLKPDNARELLAMPDIDGGLVGGASLSAEEFVALCQENQ
- the pnp gene encoding polyribonucleotide nucleotidyltransferase, producing the protein MTMFKKAVKSFQWGSHTVRMETGEIARQASGAVLVDVDDTVVLATVVAAKNAKPGQDFFPLTVDYLEKTYAAGKIPGGFFRREGRPSEGETLISRLIDRPLRPLFPEGFYNEVQVVVHVVSINPDVPADIPALIGASAALAISGIPFNGPVGAARVGYKDGQYLLNPTRLEQTTSELDLIVAGTQSAVLMVESEAHQLSEEVMLGAVVYGHEQMQTAINAINELVVEAGKPEWDWKAAPKNEPLIAKVTALAEVGLREAYQIRQKQARSTKLKEVTADVLAKLAAEGDFDEVEVGNIMFEIEAKIVRSQVLNGEPRIDGRDTRTVRPIEIRTGVLPRTHGSALFTRGETQGLVVATLGTARDEQIIDALEGEQRDRFMFHYNMPPFATGETGRVGSPKRREIGHGRLAKRALIPVLPSAEEFAYSLRVVSEITESNGSSSMASVCGGCLAMMDAGVPVKAHVAGVAMGLILDGNRFAVLTDILGDEDHLGDMDFKVAGTSNGITALQMDIKVQGITKEIMQVALAQAKEGRLHILSKMQEAMGGVRTELSAHAPRMVTIKIHPDKIREVIGKGGATIQALTKETGTSIDITDDGTVTIASTSAEGMEEAKRRIEGITAEAEVGKIYEGPVVKLLEFGALVNILPGKDGLLHISEIANERVKDVKDYLQEGQTVRVKLLAADERGRLRLSLKAACADEGTSIAPLNGAAPVEAAPADVATPEQQQ
- a CDS encoding 2-isopropylmalate synthase; its protein translation is MTDKLIIFDTTLRDGEQSPGASMTRDEKVRIARQLERLKVDVIEAGFAASSDGDFHAISAIAQVIKDSTVCSLARANERDIGRAAEALKAANSKRIHTFIATSPLHMEKKLRMTPDQVFEQAKAAVRFARNHTNDVEFSPEDGYRSEVDFLCRVIEAVIAEGATTINVPDTVGYGVPELYGNFIKTLRERVPNSDKAIWSVHCHNDLGMGVANSLAGVKIGGARQVECTINGLGERAGNTSLEEVVMAIKTRKDYFDLTVGIDTTQIVPASKMVSQITGFVVQPNKAVVGANAFAHASGIHQDGVLKARDTYEIMRAEDVGWAANKIVLGKLSGRNAFKQRLQELGVVLDSEADLNDAFARFKTLADQKAEIFDEDIQAIVTNSGVETTDYFRFVSLSQKSETGERPFAKVVFKVGGEEFSSEAEGNGPVDATLNAIESKVKSGAEQLLYSVNAITTGTESQGEVTVRLSKGGRIVNGVGTDPDIVAASAKAYLAALNKLHDPSQQKLNAQMAV
- a CDS encoding NAD(P)H-quinone oxidoreductase — protein: MRAVEISQYGGPEVLKAVTRPDLVEPDLGSGQVLIRVRAAGINRPDILQRQGFYPVPPGASDLPGLEIAGEIVGGDLTHADNFFSLGIGHRVCALVAGGGYAEYCIAPLAQCLPVPKGLSDVEAASLPETFFTVWSNVFDRARLGLDGRGKETLLVQGGSSGIGVTAIQIAKAMGHDVIVTVGNDDKLKACLDLGADLAINYKTHDFVEEVKNFTKGVGANVIIDMVAGSYLGREINCLADDGRIVVIAHQGGKTSEVDANQIMRRRLTITGSTLRPRSVEFKGAIARALRAYVWPLIEERKIRPVIYETFVLEAAVKAHQLMESSQHIGKIVLTVD
- the nuoE gene encoding NADH-quinone oxidoreductase subunit NuoE encodes the protein MLSAQARAEIDRNIAKYPAEQKQSAVMAALVVAQDHYGWVTPESIEELAQILEMPPIAIQEVATFYNMYDTKPVGKFKLAVCTNLPCELSGGTRAGEYLKKKLGIGYNETTPCGTFTLKEGECMGACGDAPVAIVNNKTMCSFMSNEKLDALIEELKAKAQGGAA
- a CDS encoding NADH-quinone oxidoreductase subunit B family protein; this encodes MALEGILKEGFVTTSADKLINWTRTGSLWPMTFGLACCAVEMMHAGASRYDLDRFGVVFRPSPRQSDLMIVAGTLCNKMAPALRKVYDQMPEPRWVISMGSCANGGGYYHYSYSVVRGCDRIVPVDIYVPGCPPTAEALMYGILQLQAKIKRTSTIARKA
- the secG gene encoding preprotein translocase subunit SecG translates to MEWLKTLLVVLQIIAAIGVIGLVLVQQGKGADMGAAFGGGSSGGLFGAAGSANFLSRLTAIFATVFFISTLGITLLGSTKSQNSGVLSGTSAPAPVVAPEVPADTAKNSSAAPTAPVTGSSQNIPK
- the nuoF gene encoding NADH-quinone oxidoreductase subunit NuoF, producing the protein MTSLHNRHIQPLILADLTGDNWHLKDYVARGGYAQLRKILTEGMTPEAVIAEVKASGLRGRGGAGFPTGLKWSFMPRQFPGQKYLVCNTDEGEPGTFKDRDIIRYNPHALIEGMTIAAYAMGISVGYNYIHGEIWEGYVRFEEALEEARAAGFLGDKILGADFSFQLHAHHGWGAYICGEETALLESLEGKKGQPRFKPPFPASFGLYGKPTTINNTETFAAVPFIFKVGGESYAKLGKPNNGGTKIFSISGDVERPGNYEIPLGTPFSTLLELAGGMRGGKKIKAVIPGGSSAPVIPGAMMMETTMDYDSIAKAGSMLGSGAVIVMDETRCMVKSLLRLSYFYHEESCGQCTPCREGTGWLWRIVNRIEHGEGRPEDLDLLNDVAANIQGRTICALGDAAAMPVRGMLKHYMDEFAYHVDHKRCLVPAYV
- the rpsO gene encoding 30S ribosomal protein S15, with product MAIVTAKKAEIVKDNARAANDTGSPEVQVALLTARINDLTPHFKANAKDHHSRRGLLKMVSRRRRLLDYLKGKDFDRYRALIDKLGLRK